Proteins from one Listeria innocua genomic window:
- a CDS encoding NAD-dependent malic enzyme produces the protein MTLKSGFDYMNNPLLNKGTAFTSEERLNYKLEGLLPPIIETIEQQALRIENQLENLESPLHKHQLLTNLYNENRTLYYYVVTKNVSEYLPIIYTPTIGDAVIHYHTDYTAPDEALFIDAFTPEKLRASVENYAQNNPNIDMIVITDGEGVLGIGDWGVNGVKIAVGKLAVYTVAAGLSPDRVLPVVIDAGTNNKTLLEDSRYLGNKRPRLSESDYDTFIAQFVEVMSDVFPSAILHWEDFGRANASRILHNYRDKICTFNDDIQGTGAMVVAAALATINVSNIPLNKQKIIIFGAGTAGIGIADQLSGQLMRETGLPFEIAKKHFYLMDRSGLVLDNMTDLTDGQKKYAHQASDWASVPTDTLEHLVEAIHPTMLIGCSGVTGAFKESIVKKMAEHTERPAILPLSNPTKLAEATAADLIKWTDGKALIVTGSPSKPVTYQNITYEIGQANNALLYPGLGLGALVTRSKFITDGMLAAASSAVSDQISTNELGAALLPHVRTLRETSRAVAIAVANQAIKENIHQVELASVTKAVEREMWQPTYKGV, from the coding sequence ATGACTTTAAAATCAGGTTTTGACTATATGAATAACCCACTATTAAATAAAGGAACAGCTTTTACAAGTGAGGAAAGATTAAACTATAAATTAGAAGGATTACTGCCGCCAATTATCGAAACAATCGAACAACAAGCTTTGCGCATCGAAAACCAACTAGAAAACTTAGAATCCCCTCTACATAAACACCAACTTTTAACAAACTTATATAACGAAAATCGCACACTTTATTATTACGTTGTTACCAAAAACGTGAGCGAATATTTGCCAATTATTTATACGCCAACGATTGGGGATGCGGTAATACATTATCATACAGACTATACCGCGCCTGATGAAGCTTTATTTATTGATGCTTTTACACCCGAAAAACTAAGAGCATCTGTTGAAAATTATGCGCAAAACAATCCAAATATTGATATGATCGTGATTACAGATGGTGAAGGCGTGCTCGGCATTGGTGATTGGGGCGTGAACGGCGTCAAAATAGCAGTCGGAAAATTAGCAGTTTATACGGTTGCGGCTGGCCTTTCTCCTGACCGTGTTCTCCCAGTTGTAATTGATGCAGGAACAAATAACAAAACACTACTTGAAGACTCGCGTTACTTAGGGAATAAACGTCCGCGCCTGTCAGAAAGCGATTACGATACTTTTATCGCACAATTTGTGGAAGTCATGAGTGATGTTTTCCCAAGCGCTATTCTTCACTGGGAAGATTTTGGCCGGGCAAATGCAAGTCGTATCCTCCACAATTATCGTGATAAAATTTGTACGTTTAATGATGATATACAAGGAACTGGCGCGATGGTTGTTGCCGCTGCTCTTGCAACAATTAACGTTTCAAATATTCCTTTAAACAAACAAAAGATTATTATTTTCGGTGCTGGAACTGCTGGCATCGGTATTGCTGATCAACTCAGTGGTCAATTGATGCGCGAAACTGGTCTTCCTTTTGAAATTGCAAAAAAACATTTTTACTTAATGGACCGTAGTGGTTTAGTACTTGATAATATGACCGATTTAACGGATGGTCAAAAGAAATATGCGCATCAAGCTTCTGACTGGGCTAGCGTGCCTACTGATACATTAGAACACTTAGTTGAAGCAATTCATCCAACAATGCTAATTGGCTGTTCTGGCGTTACTGGAGCCTTTAAAGAGAGCATCGTTAAAAAAATGGCGGAGCATACAGAACGACCAGCAATTTTGCCGCTGTCTAATCCAACCAAATTAGCTGAAGCAACTGCCGCAGATTTGATTAAATGGACAGATGGAAAAGCGCTAATCGTAACAGGAAGTCCATCCAAACCCGTGACTTATCAAAATATTACCTATGAAATTGGTCAAGCTAATAACGCCCTTCTATACCCTGGGCTTGGACTTGGCGCACTTGTTACACGTTCTAAATTTATTACAGACGGAATGTTAGCCGCTGCATCAAGTGCCGTTAGTGATCAAATTTCTACAAACGAACTTGGAGCTGCCCTCTTACCACATGTTCGTACACTTAGAGAAACTTCCCGCGCGGTTGCTATTGCGGTAGCGAACCAAGCAATCAAAGAAAATATCCACCAAGTCGAGTTAGCAAGTGTCACAAAAGCTGTCGAACGTGAGATGTGGCAACCAACTTACAAAGGAGTTTAA
- a CDS encoding serine hydrolase domain-containing protein has protein sequence MFYKTKQLLDQLVQNGSTPGISYQIKTNNLEENRIMGLKSVFPEAQILPRTTDNIYDIASLTKVIATTTRVLQLIEQKHFQLEDPVQSYLPDFKYENVTILHLLTHSSGLAQNIPNYKMDAREDVRSYVFATPQVNSPGTQVTYADANFLLLGYLISKFDGNYEQSIQKNILEPLKMSHTSFHPTDKSQVIPTELDQTRGLIQGDVHDFKAWTAKSGTGHAGLFSTLADLSKFRDALILQNGAPILTEKTLQIMQINHTPGLNRTRGLGWDLRGDSVLYHTGFTGTFMVLDLQNQASLIVLSNRVHPSRANPNFVLKRDSIVDTFLEEVTANKEV, from the coding sequence ATGTTTTATAAAACGAAGCAATTACTAGATCAACTTGTCCAAAACGGGTCCACTCCAGGAATTAGCTATCAAATCAAAACAAATAACCTCGAAGAAAATAGAATAATGGGTTTAAAGTCCGTTTTCCCTGAAGCACAAATCCTCCCTAGAACGACAGACAACATTTATGATATTGCTTCTTTGACCAAGGTAATTGCTACGACAACACGTGTATTACAACTTATTGAACAAAAACATTTCCAGTTAGAAGATCCAGTACAATCCTATCTTCCTGATTTTAAGTACGAGAATGTTACTATTTTACATTTACTCACCCATAGCTCTGGCCTTGCACAAAATATTCCTAACTACAAAATGGATGCTAGAGAAGATGTTAGAAGCTATGTTTTTGCAACGCCTCAAGTTAATTCACCTGGAACTCAGGTCACCTATGCTGATGCTAATTTTCTCTTGCTCGGTTATTTGATTAGTAAATTTGATGGAAATTATGAACAATCAATTCAAAAAAACATCTTAGAACCGCTGAAAATGTCACACACTAGTTTTCATCCAACTGATAAAAGCCAAGTCATTCCAACTGAACTAGACCAAACGCGCGGTTTAATCCAAGGTGATGTGCACGATTTCAAAGCCTGGACCGCCAAATCAGGCACTGGACACGCGGGACTTTTTAGCACACTCGCTGATCTTTCAAAATTTCGAGATGCGCTAATTTTACAAAACGGCGCCCCTATTCTTACTGAAAAAACACTACAAATAATGCAAATTAATCATACGCCTGGGCTAAACCGGACGCGCGGCCTTGGCTGGGATCTCCGCGGCGACTCTGTTTTATATCATACAGGATTTACTGGCACTTTTATGGTGCTCGATTTACAAAATCAAGCAAGCCTCATCGTTTTATCTAATCGCGTTCACCCAAGCCGTGCCAACCCTAATTTTGTCTTAAAAAGAGATAGCATAGTCGATACTTTTTTAGAAGAAGTGACTGCAAACAAAGAAGTCTAG
- the pflB gene encoding formate C-acetyltransferase, with translation MTKAWDGFKGTAWQENISVGQFVQDNYTPYDGDESFLEKSTPRTTKLNEKINKLVEEMDAKGGVLDMDNAIVSNVASHKAGYVDKENEVIVGLQTDKPFKLAFMPNGGLRTAEQCLTDNGYSIDQELHDFYVKNRSTANDGIFRAYTDDIKRARHSHIVSGLPDAYSRGRIIGLYQKPALYGVDRLIAEKQQDLKKIAISSDENIRLREEIWLQIKALKDLIVLGNEYGLELDRPAENATEAVQWTYMGYLASIKQANGAASSFGRIPIFLDIYIQRDLEKGIITEFDAQELIEQLTLKLRMVRFARTDGYNELYASNPTFVTTSMAGMGADGRHRVTKTDYRFLHCLDNLGNSAEPNLTVLWDARLPESFKEYCMKMSVKHSSIQYENDKLMQEEGYGDMQCISCCVSPLNPEADKDKGETHNLQYFGARVNVLKCLLGAINGGKDDLHKNQVFDVVEPITTEYLEYDEVLDKFDKSMDWLTDTYVDAMNIIHFMTDKYNYESMQMAFLPSKVTANMGFGICGFANVVDSLSAIKYAKVKTIRDEDGFVYDYEVEGDFPRYGENDDRADDIAVMVLKMFKDKLDSHKLYKDSEATVSVLTITSNVAYSKQCGNSPVHKGPVFDENGKIIKEPEFFSPGANPSNKAKGGFLDNLASLSKLPFHYANDGISLTIQGAPKMFGKTTEEQHHNLVGILDGYFTKGGQHINLNVLNHDEVIEKIKAGIPVILRISGYCLNTKDLNEEQKMELCQRMFHEKLIG, from the coding sequence ATGACAAAAGCATGGGATGGTTTTAAAGGAACCGCATGGCAAGAAAACATTAGTGTAGGACAATTTGTTCAAGACAACTACACTCCTTATGATGGCGATGAAAGCTTTTTAGAAAAGAGCACACCAAGAACAACTAAACTTAATGAAAAAATAAATAAACTTGTAGAAGAAATGGACGCAAAAGGTGGCGTTCTTGATATGGATAACGCAATCGTATCAAACGTTGCCTCTCACAAAGCTGGTTACGTGGACAAAGAAAATGAAGTAATCGTTGGTTTACAAACAGACAAACCTTTCAAATTAGCATTTATGCCAAATGGTGGTCTTAGAACTGCAGAACAATGTTTAACAGACAATGGCTATTCTATCGACCAAGAATTACATGACTTTTATGTAAAAAACCGTTCCACTGCAAATGATGGTATTTTTAGAGCATATACGGATGATATTAAACGTGCGCGTCACTCGCATATCGTTAGTGGTCTTCCCGATGCATACTCTCGCGGAAGAATCATCGGCTTATACCAAAAACCAGCACTTTACGGAGTGGATCGTTTAATCGCTGAAAAACAACAAGATTTGAAAAAAATCGCGATTTCTTCTGATGAAAATATTCGTCTACGTGAAGAAATCTGGTTACAAATCAAAGCACTTAAAGACTTAATCGTTTTAGGTAACGAATATGGCTTAGAACTCGACCGTCCCGCTGAAAACGCAACCGAAGCTGTGCAATGGACTTACATGGGCTACCTTGCTTCAATCAAACAAGCAAACGGTGCTGCAAGCTCATTTGGTCGTATTCCGATTTTCCTTGATATTTACATCCAACGTGATTTAGAAAAAGGAATTATCACAGAATTCGATGCACAAGAATTAATCGAACAATTAACTTTAAAATTAAGAATGGTCCGTTTTGCAAGAACAGATGGTTACAACGAGCTTTACGCTTCCAACCCAACATTCGTAACAACTTCTATGGCTGGTATGGGGGCAGATGGTCGTCACCGCGTTACAAAAACAGATTATCGTTTCTTACACTGCTTAGATAACCTAGGAAACTCAGCAGAACCAAACTTAACTGTCCTATGGGATGCTCGTTTACCAGAAAGCTTTAAAGAATATTGTATGAAAATGAGTGTAAAACATTCCTCCATTCAATATGAAAATGATAAATTAATGCAAGAAGAAGGCTACGGCGATATGCAATGTATCAGCTGTTGTGTGAGCCCACTTAACCCAGAAGCAGACAAAGACAAAGGTGAAACTCATAACCTGCAATATTTCGGAGCTCGTGTCAACGTACTAAAATGTCTTCTAGGCGCTATCAACGGTGGTAAAGATGATCTTCATAAAAACCAAGTATTCGACGTTGTAGAACCAATTACAACAGAATACCTTGAATACGACGAAGTGCTAGATAAATTCGATAAATCAATGGACTGGTTAACAGACACTTATGTAGATGCAATGAACATCATTCACTTTATGACAGACAAATACAACTACGAAAGCATGCAAATGGCCTTCCTACCATCAAAAGTAACTGCCAACATGGGATTCGGTATTTGTGGATTCGCGAATGTAGTAGATAGCTTAAGTGCGATTAAATATGCCAAAGTAAAAACCATCCGCGATGAAGATGGCTTTGTATATGACTATGAAGTAGAAGGCGACTTCCCTCGTTACGGTGAAAATGATGACCGTGCCGATGACATTGCCGTAATGGTTCTAAAAATGTTCAAAGACAAATTAGACTCCCATAAACTTTACAAAGATAGTGAAGCAACTGTTTCTGTTTTAACAATCACTTCAAACGTTGCTTATTCTAAACAATGTGGTAACTCCCCAGTGCATAAAGGACCTGTATTCGATGAAAATGGTAAAATCATCAAAGAACCAGAATTCTTCAGCCCAGGAGCTAACCCTTCTAATAAAGCAAAAGGTGGTTTCTTAGATAACCTTGCTAGTCTATCTAAATTACCATTCCACTATGCAAATGACGGAATTTCCTTAACTATCCAAGGAGCTCCAAAAATGTTCGGTAAAACAACCGAAGAACAACACCATAACCTTGTTGGTATTCTTGATGGTTACTTTACAAAAGGTGGTCAACACATCAACTTAAACGTTCTTAACCACGACGAAGTAATCGAAAAAATCAAAGCTGGTATCCCAGTAATCTTACGTATCAGCGGCTACTGCTTAAATACAAAAGATCTAAACGAAGAACAAAAAATGGAACTTTGCCAAAGAATGTTCCACGAAAAATTAATCGGTTAA
- a CDS encoding NAD(P)/FAD-dependent oxidoreductase has protein sequence MDYDVIVIGGGPSGLMAAISAAEKNKRVLLIEKGPKLGRKLIMSGGGRCNVTNRRPAEEIIKHIPGNGRFLYSAFHAFDNEDIIRFFERLGVALKEEDHGRMFPVSNSARSVAEAMIQRMEKLGVKIYMQTAVKQVDYEDGHVKGVTLKDGQEISASAVIVAVGGKSVPRTGSTGDGYAWAKKAGHTITELYPTEVPITSSEPFIKQKVLQGTSLRDVSLSVLNAKGKPIITHQMDMIFTHFGVSGPAALRCSMFVLRELKKTGAGTVKMRLDLFPNVSAVELSKEVYKLLEENPKKALKNSLSSLLQEKLLLFLLEKVELDETAEYKQVSPKKIEQFIQLLKDFTFEVNGTLDFEKAFVTGGGVSVKEIKPKEMQSKLMEGLFFCGEILDINGYTGGYNITCALVTGHTAGAYAAEVSNI, from the coding sequence ATGGATTATGATGTAATTGTCATTGGTGGCGGACCATCAGGACTTATGGCAGCAATCAGTGCAGCGGAGAAAAACAAACGAGTTTTATTAATTGAAAAAGGACCGAAGTTAGGGCGTAAATTAATTATGTCTGGTGGCGGACGTTGTAATGTAACGAACAGACGACCAGCAGAAGAAATCATTAAACATATTCCGGGTAACGGTCGCTTTTTATATAGTGCGTTTCATGCGTTTGACAATGAAGATATTATTCGTTTTTTTGAACGACTTGGTGTGGCACTAAAAGAAGAAGATCACGGCAGAATGTTTCCAGTATCAAACAGCGCGCGTTCTGTTGCTGAGGCGATGATTCAGCGGATGGAAAAGCTTGGCGTGAAAATCTACATGCAAACCGCTGTGAAGCAAGTGGATTACGAGGATGGCCATGTAAAAGGTGTGACGCTAAAAGACGGGCAAGAGATTTCAGCGAGCGCAGTAATTGTCGCAGTGGGTGGTAAATCTGTTCCTCGGACGGGCTCGACAGGAGATGGCTATGCTTGGGCGAAAAAAGCAGGACACACGATTACAGAGCTATATCCGACAGAAGTGCCGATTACGTCCAGTGAGCCTTTTATTAAGCAAAAAGTGTTACAAGGGACGTCACTTCGGGATGTATCTTTGTCTGTTTTAAATGCAAAAGGAAAGCCGATTATTACGCATCAAATGGATATGATTTTTACCCATTTTGGCGTATCTGGACCAGCAGCACTTAGATGTAGTATGTTTGTCCTTCGTGAACTAAAGAAAACGGGCGCGGGTACGGTGAAGATGCGTCTTGATTTGTTCCCGAATGTATCAGCTGTGGAACTTTCGAAAGAGGTTTATAAGCTGCTAGAAGAAAACCCGAAAAAAGCATTGAAAAATTCATTAAGTTCGCTTTTACAAGAAAAACTATTATTGTTTTTACTGGAAAAAGTAGAACTGGATGAGACGGCTGAATACAAACAAGTAAGCCCGAAAAAAATTGAGCAATTTATTCAGTTATTAAAAGATTTTACTTTTGAAGTGAATGGCACGCTTGATTTTGAGAAGGCGTTTGTAACAGGCGGCGGGGTTTCTGTGAAGGAAATCAAACCAAAAGAGATGCAGTCTAAATTGATGGAAGGGTTGTTTTTCTGCGGGGAAATACTTGATATTAATGGATACACGGGTGGTTATAATATTACGTGTGCATTAGTGACTGGACACACGGCTGGAGCTTATGCTGCGGAAGTGTCAAACATATAA
- a CDS encoding SMI1/KNR4 family protein, translating into MSSVVWEKILQEVEKALNDRPLYINQPAKNNDIIFLEQALNCPIPDAFKEYLLTFNGQTNWNTQQSTPLLGFNYFLSSANIIEAWSTMNVLFAEEEPIKWVAENKIKPLIWSNKWIPFTDFEAQQKLILDLDPGKNGQFGQIFSYHSGMDYQEIVADSFEEFSRSILKKLQKNDYTIDNHIIQFNNYYI; encoded by the coding sequence ATGTCCAGCGTCGTATGGGAAAAAATTTTACAAGAAGTGGAAAAAGCACTCAATGATAGACCACTTTATATTAATCAACCAGCTAAAAATAACGATATTATCTTTTTAGAACAAGCATTAAATTGTCCTATTCCCGATGCTTTCAAAGAATATCTTTTAACATTTAATGGTCAAACTAACTGGAATACCCAGCAATCTACTCCTTTGCTTGGGTTCAATTATTTCTTATCCAGTGCTAATATAATAGAAGCTTGGAGTACTATGAACGTATTATTTGCTGAGGAAGAGCCAATTAAATGGGTTGCTGAAAACAAAATCAAACCACTTATATGGAGCAATAAATGGATTCCTTTTACAGATTTTGAAGCCCAACAAAAACTAATTCTTGATTTAGATCCGGGTAAGAACGGACAATTTGGACAAATTTTTTCTTATCATTCTGGGATGGATTATCAAGAAATAGTAGCAGATTCATTTGAAGAATTTTCACGGAGTATATTAAAAAAGCTACAAAAGAATGATTATACAATAGATAATCATATTATACAGTTTAATAACTACTATATTTAA
- a CDS encoding zinc metallopeptidase — protein MSFSQYIIYFIIVAAIPLWAQYRVKTTYAQYSKVGVANGLTGAEVARHILDTNGLTNVPVHETKGMLSDHYDPRKKAVFLSEANFRGRSIAGAAVAAHEVGHAIQDQQDYAFMRFRSALVPVTMFSSNISWVFLIIGMLANVASFMLLGIILMAVGVLFQLITLPVEFDASKRALVQLESGGLVSSSELPQAKKVLSAAAMTYVAAMAVAVLELLRLLLIFTNMNRN, from the coding sequence ATGTCGTTTAGTCAGTATATTATTTATTTTATTATCGTTGCAGCAATCCCTCTTTGGGCGCAGTATCGAGTTAAAACTACCTATGCCCAGTATTCCAAAGTTGGTGTGGCAAATGGTTTAACTGGTGCCGAGGTTGCACGTCATATTTTGGATACAAATGGATTAACCAACGTTCCTGTTCATGAAACAAAAGGGATGTTAAGTGACCACTATGATCCTAGAAAAAAAGCCGTGTTTCTTTCTGAAGCTAATTTCCGCGGTCGTTCTATCGCTGGGGCAGCAGTTGCAGCTCATGAAGTAGGACACGCGATTCAAGATCAACAGGACTATGCGTTTATGCGTTTTCGTTCCGCACTCGTTCCTGTAACGATGTTTAGTTCGAATATTTCTTGGGTGTTCCTCATTATCGGGATGCTCGCAAATGTAGCTAGTTTTATGTTATTAGGGATTATTTTGATGGCAGTAGGGGTGCTTTTCCAATTAATTACCCTGCCTGTTGAGTTTGACGCTAGTAAACGTGCGCTTGTTCAATTAGAAAGTGGCGGACTAGTATCATCATCGGAACTTCCACAAGCGAAAAAAGTCCTTAGTGCTGCGGCGATGACTTATGTTGCTGCGATGGCTGTTGCGGTACTTGAACTTCTAAGATTACTCCTCATTTTTACCAATATGAATCGAAATTAG
- a CDS encoding DUF1405 domain-containing protein, translating to MFYSLLANRSFLRLLFFGNLLGAIYGYIWYLPQLQITEPRFWLFVPDSPTAILFFTLTLVAFLAKKHWPLMEALAFVCLVKYGLWAIGMNIFYMFEQKTIVWAGVVLILTHGFMALEGILYAPFYRFRIGHFMIAAVWVFHNDVIDYLFGQMPIYMGLEKYLPEIGYATFWLTVMVLWLVYDKTIKKGHRSLEFPHHE from the coding sequence TTGTTTTATAGTTTACTTGCAAATCGCTCTTTTTTACGATTGCTGTTTTTCGGTAATTTACTAGGGGCGATTTACGGATACATATGGTATTTACCACAATTACAAATTACAGAGCCGCGTTTTTGGCTATTTGTCCCAGATAGTCCAACCGCGATTCTATTCTTCACTCTAACTTTAGTAGCCTTTCTTGCCAAAAAGCACTGGCCGCTAATGGAGGCACTGGCTTTTGTCTGTTTAGTAAAATATGGTTTATGGGCAATTGGCATGAATATTTTTTATATGTTTGAGCAAAAGACGATTGTTTGGGCTGGTGTCGTTCTAATTTTAACGCATGGTTTTATGGCGCTAGAAGGGATTTTATATGCACCATTTTATCGTTTCCGTATAGGGCATTTTATGATAGCGGCTGTTTGGGTGTTTCATAATGATGTGATTGATTATTTATTTGGCCAAATGCCGATTTATATGGGATTAGAAAAATACTTACCTGAAATCGGTTATGCAACTTTTTGGCTAACGGTTATGGTTTTATGGCTTGTATATGATAAAACGATAAAAAAAGGTCACCGTTCATTAGAATTTCCTCATCATGAGTGA
- the reoY gene encoding proteolytic degradation factor ReoY yields MKASISIDEKKDFIRWFLNKHQMKTREAMWVLNYIAGHDQIVKYVHFVDNLEGCARGLSLSAHGVESEPFLFFKGNIMTTDPEKAFHDIRLNWDEELYVELHFEEAMTSPEYALVREDNPFAAVKLAEEEKEMADALIYQSVHQFSREKLLQQIDEALDTRDEATFHKLVRILQQMDTEKE; encoded by the coding sequence ATGAAGGCATCCATTTCAATAGACGAGAAGAAAGATTTTATTCGCTGGTTTTTAAACAAACACCAGATGAAAACTAGAGAAGCAATGTGGGTTTTAAATTATATTGCTGGCCATGATCAAATTGTAAAATATGTTCATTTTGTTGATAATTTGGAAGGATGTGCGCGTGGGCTTTCGCTTAGTGCTCACGGGGTTGAATCCGAACCATTCCTATTTTTCAAAGGTAACATAATGACAACAGATCCAGAAAAAGCTTTTCATGATATTCGGCTAAACTGGGACGAGGAATTGTATGTCGAACTTCATTTTGAAGAGGCAATGACCTCACCTGAATATGCCCTTGTTCGTGAAGACAATCCTTTTGCGGCAGTGAAGCTTGCTGAAGAGGAAAAAGAAATGGCGGATGCGCTTATTTATCAATCTGTGCACCAATTTTCAAGAGAAAAATTATTACAACAAATCGATGAAGCGCTTGATACTCGTGATGAAGCGACATTCCATAAGCTCGTTCGTATTTTACAGCAAATGGATACAGAAAAAGAATAA
- a CDS encoding tetratricopeptide repeat protein, whose amino-acid sequence MELANKMLHALEHEDMALAKKYFDEVVQAGTDEEQYYLAEELFALGFLDETEDLYELLLAKYKDEGELLVRAAEVALEKDDMDAAQDYLEKVNKEDEAYIESLLVLADLYQMQGLFEVSERKLLEAKQMAPNEPIIDFALGEYYLSQARFASAVQSYQTAVEAGLTIISNGAVSVYERIAEAFAASGAFEEALPYYERALEDKESVDTLFGMGLTAYQAKDYTKAIHALEHLREHDPSYTTLYSYLAKSYEENGEPEKAIAVLRDGLTQDEFNKEMFLEAGKLAVTLRLPEEAEEFYRQAIVLDEEFSEAIMQLNKLLLAKENYEGVIELVEGLGEEVISEPQIFWDVSVAYQETEQYNKAKANYELAYPHFTNNPTFLKEYGLFLREEGEHAKSQEVLRSYLELEPEDTEILSLLD is encoded by the coding sequence ATGGAATTAGCTAATAAAATGTTACATGCGTTAGAGCATGAAGATATGGCGCTTGCGAAGAAATACTTTGATGAAGTAGTGCAAGCGGGGACTGATGAGGAACAATATTATTTAGCAGAAGAGTTGTTCGCACTTGGATTTTTAGATGAAACAGAAGATTTATACGAACTTCTGTTAGCAAAATATAAAGATGAGGGCGAATTACTTGTCCGTGCCGCCGAAGTAGCACTTGAAAAAGACGATATGGATGCTGCGCAAGATTATTTAGAAAAAGTAAACAAAGAAGATGAAGCCTACATTGAAAGTTTACTTGTGTTAGCTGATTTGTATCAAATGCAAGGCTTGTTTGAAGTTAGTGAACGAAAATTACTTGAAGCTAAACAGATGGCGCCAAATGAGCCGATTATTGATTTTGCTTTAGGGGAATATTATTTATCACAAGCCCGATTTGCTTCTGCTGTACAGTCTTATCAAACCGCTGTAGAAGCAGGGTTAACGATTATCTCAAATGGCGCCGTGTCTGTATATGAACGTATTGCCGAAGCTTTTGCAGCTAGCGGAGCATTTGAAGAAGCGCTACCCTACTATGAACGTGCCCTAGAAGACAAAGAATCGGTGGATACACTTTTTGGAATGGGATTAACGGCTTATCAGGCAAAAGATTACACGAAAGCAATTCACGCCTTGGAACATTTGCGCGAACATGATCCATCGTACACAACGTTATATTCCTATTTAGCAAAAAGCTACGAAGAAAATGGTGAACCAGAAAAAGCCATTGCAGTACTTAGGGATGGTTTAACGCAAGATGAATTCAACAAAGAAATGTTCCTAGAAGCAGGGAAACTCGCTGTTACGCTTCGTTTGCCGGAAGAAGCAGAAGAGTTTTATCGTCAAGCGATTGTGCTTGATGAAGAGTTCTCTGAAGCAATCATGCAACTGAACAAATTATTACTTGCGAAAGAAAACTACGAAGGTGTCATTGAATTAGTAGAAGGGCTCGGGGAAGAAGTTATTTCTGAACCACAAATTTTCTGGGACGTAAGTGTTGCATATCAGGAAACAGAACAATATAATAAAGCAAAAGCAAATTATGAACTCGCTTATCCACACTTTACAAATAATCCTACGTTCTTAAAGGAATATGGTTTATTTTTAAGAGAAGAAGGCGAACACGCGAAATCACAAGAAGTTTTGCGTAGCTATTTAGAACTTGAACCAGAAGATACTGAGATTTTATCTTTACTTGATTGA